In Nitrosomonas stercoris, the genomic stretch CCCACTTGGGACGTATTAAAAAACAACAGATCGAGAAAATTATTCAACCCATTCTGTGATGTACGAACTCACCACAGCACCGATAAAGAATTAGTGAGTTTATTAATAAGGTTTGACTACCACCAGGATAACAATTGCAAACAAGGCCAACACCGGTAATTCATTGAACCAGCGATAATAGACATGGCTACGTTGATTACGATCATGCTTGAAATCAAACAACAATTTTCCGCAATAAACATGGTAGATAACCAACAGCACTACCAGGGCAAGCTTGGTATGCAACCAGCCACCAGCAAAACCATAGCCTAGCCATAGCCACGTTCCAAAGATAATGGTAGCAATTCCACCTGGTGTCATAATGCCATAGTAAAGCTTGCGTTCCATTACTTTGAAACGCTCTATCCCAGCTTGATCTGTACACATCGCGTGGTAGACAAACAAGCGAGGCAAATAAAACAACCCGGCAAACCAGGTCACCATAAAAATAATATGTAGCGATTTAATCCAGAGCATAGTCAATCGGCCTTAAAATCAGGAAAAATTACGAGTGAAAATTACAGCCTTGATTATAACGAACAGCCTGATTAGTTCTTGCGAAAACATTACAACCAGCTAATTTATCGGTTGGGTTAGTTATATTTGAATTACTCAATATGGTGAGCCCATAACTGTTTCTAAAGCATAGCTCGGTAATATTTCCTTTTAAGCGCAACAAGGTGTTCCACTAAACAAGATGTGTTGGTATAATTGCGGGCTTCGGGTCGTTAGCTCAGCCGGTAGAGCAGCGGACTTTTAATCCGTTGGTCGCGCGTTCGAATCGCGCACGGCCTACCAAACATAGGCACTTGGTCAGAAAATGGGCAAGTGCCTTTTTTATTGTCTGAGTTTATTCAGCCTCAGCCCCCATTTCTCCACATTAATAGTGTATAAATCAAGCTCTCGTTTAGCACATTCTATTTATGTTTCTTATTGATTTTATTATCCACATTGATAGCCATTTACAGGAACTGGTTTCAGAATATGGCATATGGGTAAACGGTATTCTCTTTCTGATTATATTTTGCGAAACTGGATTGGTGGTGCTGCCTTTCCTGCCAGGAGATTCTTTATTGTTTGCAGCTGGTTCATTGGCATCATTGCCGGATTCGCAACTTGATCCACACCTGCTGTTTATTGGGCTAACAATAGCAGGGATTCTTGGGGATAGTGTCAATTACTGGGTAGGCAACAAATTTGGCTTGTCTCTTTTCACCTCGGGTCAATTTCGCTTTCTGAAACAGACTCATCTGGACAAAACACATGCTTTTTATCTGAAATATGGGGGCAAAACCATTGTGATTGCGCGCTTTATTCCTATCATTCGCACTTTTGCTCCATTCGTGGCTGGAATTGGCACCATGCCTTACCGCACTTTCCTCGCCTACAATATTATTGGTGCTCTGTTATGGGTTGGGCTATTTGTTTATGCTGGATTTTATTTCGGACAACTACCCTTTATACAGCAGAACTTCAAATTAGTGATTGTCGCCATCATTATTTTATCTATCACCCCGCCTGTCATTGAATATATCAACCATCGCTATGGCAAAAAAAAATAAACCAAGCTAACACACAATAATTTATGCAGGTGATTGTTGATCAGAATTTTCCCCAAGTAAGGATGGCAAAATAATCAGGGTACAAATCAACGTAAAGACTAAGCCTACCGTCAACAAGATGCCCATACTAGCCGTTCCTTCATGTGGAGAAAGCATCAAGCTACCAAACCCAACCAGTGTAGTAAGTGCACTATAGAAAACCGCTCGAGGGGTGCTAGTATGAATCAAAGCTTCATCTTTGTCATTTTTATCAATAATGCTGCGCTGCACCATGTTTAAACTGCTGTCGATACCTAATCCGAGTAACAATGGTAGCGCAATAATATTGGCGAAATTAAATGGCATATCCAGCCACACGGTGAAAACACCAGTCAGGATACTGGATAACAACAGCGGAGCAAGTACCAATACAGTATATTTAATGCTGCGCAACATGAATAACAATGCCACTGTTATCCCGATCAAAGTCAATGAAAATGCTTGTACAAAAGCATCAATGACGGCATCCCCTGCTTCCAGACTGATAACCGGAATGCCGGTTGCATGCGGTGCAACTTGCTGTACCGCTCTAACAAAGTGGCGCAGTGATTCATTATCCCCAATATCATCTGCCGGATAGACGGCAACCAGATATTCTCCGCCCTTACTATGCCAACGAGTTGCCAACGATGCAGGCAAATCTTGTTCCGTAAACATAGTGGCTTCCATGAGCTGATATAAGCGCTGCAGTGCGACTGGCAAAGTTGATAACAAATTCTCTTGTAATATATGCAAGAAGGTTGCTTGATTCTGCGGTTGTATCTCACCTAAATGCTGTAGCAATGACCGTACTGACTCTTTGAGCGCACGAGCAGCATCGGCTGCAGGTGCACCTGGATAGTTTTCAGTAAAACGCTCCAAAGCGACCGCTAATGCTGTAAGTGTTTGTAGCTGTTGTGTTGTGGATTGTTTGCTTGCAGCAGATGACAATACTGGTAATTCTGGCCCAATAATTAATGACATTTCTTCAATCAGCGTCAGTTTTTCATTCTGCTCGGAGGGTACTAAATCCTGAATAGAAACAACTTTTCCTACTTCCGGCAGTTTGCCTAGTTTGCTTTTCAATTGCTGAACTTCATCACGCTCATCAGCCAACACAACGGTATACCATGGCGAATAATCCTCTGAAGTCAACAACTCTCTAAACGCTTGTACTGCTTCTCCGTTTTGATCATGCATATTAAGCAAATTGTAATCAAAACGAATATTTGGTAATGCGACCACTGCCAGCAGTATCATCAATAGCGCAGCAACGTTGATCGGCTTCTTCCACCGTAGAGAAATCTGGAGCAATTTAACGAACGTTTTGCCATTATCAACTTTGGTTACCAACGATTTAGTTAAGTAGGGCAACAATGCTGGTCCGACAATAAACGTCACCAGCAAACTTACCAACATACCCGTTCCAGCAATAATGCCTAATTCAGCCACACCGCTGTAATTAGTTGGAATAAAGGCATAAAAACCAATGGCATTGGCTACCGTGCAAGAAGCCAGCGCGATACCAACTTCCCCGCCCGAGCGTCGTATGGCTGCCTCTATAGGCAAGCCATTTTCCAGTTTTTCCTGATAACGCAGCAAGAAATGGATAGCAAAATCCACGCCTAATCCAATGTATAACACTGCAAACGCAATGGAAATGATATTGAGTTCACCAATAGCTACGGTTGCAAATGCGGCTGTCAATATTAACCCTGCTATCAGACAAATGAGAACAGCGATTGCCATACCAACAGTGTACATGGCTGAATACAGCGAAATACTGACCAACAAAAAAGTAATTGCTAAAGCAATTTCCATACCATCTAACGAACTTTCAAGCTCGCTATCCGCCAGCGCCATATCTCCCGTGATTTTCAGTTGAATTGGGCTTGCATCGGTTATGCCCACTTTTTCTGCCGCCGCACGCACCGCCATAATGGGATGTTTACTGGGTAGCAATGCTGAATAATCCGGTACAGGTCTCACCACGATGATTTCCTGGTAAGTATCTGCCAATGATGCTCCCTGAAACAAGGATTGCCATGATAAAGGCTGTGCTTGTCCAGCAAGTTGCGCATTGATTGTTTCACTTACGCCCCGGAAAACCGCATCCAATTCCAGTGGTTGTCCTTGGTTCAAGGCATCTGTTGCTTGCGTCAGCAAAGTGATAAATTTATGCAGCGAAGGATCTTGAGTAATTTGTGCAATAAGTGGTTGAGCTTTGGCCAGATGATTTGCCGTTTGTTCAAGCTGAGGAATATCCTCATAAAGCAAGCCATTGTGGCTAAAAAAATCTTCTACGCTAGGCGCAAAAACATCAAAAAAATTCTTTTTATCCTGTCTGAGAAGAGTAACCAGCTGGTTGGTTTTGGCATAAACCTGTTCGGGGGTAGGCGCACTCAATACCAACAACAAAATATCAGCATCTTGGGGAAAGGCTTCGCTGTATCTTTTATCATTGACACGAAACGGCAGCTGTTCGGAAAGCATATCTGTCGTGTCAGTATTCATCCCCAAATTACGCACCGTGTATACCGCACTTAACGTAACAACAGTAAATGCGATCAGTAAGATCCAGGGAGCGTGGCGGTAGCAAAAACTAGTACTGGCAGCAAAAAGGTTATAAATTCTGCCAAAGGAAGATTTCATTACTTGTTTCCCAAATCAGGAGCTGCTTGTTATATTTCTCACAGCTTAAGTAGTACGGAAATATAGCGAAAATTAATTTGATAACAAACAGTACGAATCGCCATTACTTTAATCAGCTATCTATAAAAAAGGCCCTAAAAAATTTAGGACCTTTTTATGAAACATTGATTTACATTGGTCGATATTAGAACAGATTCCTAGAGAATGTTTGAAATATCATTTGTTACTCTAAATTAACTATCTCATCAATATTTTTCAACAGCGCCTTAGAACCTGTTCAAGATTTCGATCAAGGGATGCAGCACAAGGCAAAATTGAACGAGAAAGCGGAGCATACTTGAAGTATGTGAGCATTTTAAGTTCAATTTCAACGCCGTAATGTGCACCCTTCAGCAAGATATTAAACAGGTTCTTAGCTATTATTGTTACGCAGCAGATTAGGAGGAGGCCCCATAGGTTCAAATGTTTTCAGCAAGGGTATATCCTCTTTATTTATCCAGCGAAAATCGGTATTCAGTTCACCTTGTGCCCCCCAACTACCAGTGAATTTTTTGCCATCTGGTGTGAAAGTCCAACACATTTCTTCTCCAGCAGTATTAATCACATCACCCAGATTAACGGGTTGCTGCCATTCGCCCTTTTCATCTTGATGGGCAATCCACATATCATGCCCACCCCGAGAATCTGATCCTTCTCGCATACTGGTTAAAACTAAACTTTTGCCATCGTTAGATAAGCCAGTCCAATGCATATGATCACGCTGTGGCGAATTTATTTTTGCACCCAAACTTTCTGGTTTCTGCCATACCCCGTTTTTCTTCTCAACCTTCCAAATATCGCTTTCCTGAGTTACTCCGGGTTGACTATAGTTAAAATAAATCAAACTATCAGAGGCAATAATCGGGCAATGTTCTTCACCTGTTGCCGTATTGATGCTAGGAAGTTCCGGTACGTCATTCCAGTTTCTGGGTGCTTGCCATACACCATCCACTTTCTGTACCACATATAAATCACCAGAGAGCAGATTATCCGGTTCATATCGGGTGAAGTAAATTACATTACCATCATCTGACAAACTAGGTTCCAGCTCCCAGGCGGCCGTATTGATACTTGGTCCTACCGTTGGATCAATACCAGGCCCAAGATGAACCGGTGCCTGCCATTTGCCATCTACATGATGTGCCATCCAGATGTCGAAATTATAGGCACTACCAGGCGATTCAATACTGCCGTCTCGTGTTGAAACAAACACAGCTGTTTTGCCATCCGCGCTGTAGGTAATTTCTATCTCGGTAGCGGGCGAGTTAATTGGCCCCTCCATGCTCTTTGAGGCAGTTGGCGGTTCTACTGCACCATTATTTTCTGCCCCATGCATACCAGGCATTGCATGTGCCAGGTTACTAGCCAGCACTAAAGCAGGTATTGTGGAACAAAGTTTCACAATAAAACTATTTTTCATTTTGTTCCTCTTTTTAAAGGAATAGACCATTTGTTCTACTCCAAAAATAGAGTATCGATGCGTCATAGCTGTGTCAAGATAAAGAATCAAACAGATTGAACAGCAAATACCGTTCATCTTGGCTAGCTTGATTGATCTATTTGCCACTTAATACATTCTGCAACAACAAATCATTCAAGCGTTTAACAAATGTTGCCGGGTCTTCTAATTGCCCCCCCTCTGCCAGTAAGGCCTGATCGAACAAAATATGGCTCCAGTCTGAAAATTTAGCTTCTTCATATTTCAATCGTTGCACCATTGGATGTTGCGGATTAATTTCTAGAAACGGTTTGCTGTCCGGCACTTGTTGACCAGCCGATTTGAGCAATCTCTCCAGATTGCCGCTCATATCATGCGTATCTGCAACCAAACAAGCAGGGGATTCTGTCAAACGATAGGTAACACGTACATCTTTAACTAACTCACCCAACACTTCTTTCATTTTCGTGGTTAATTCTTTGAAATCTCCTGCATCTTTTTTGTGCTCTTCTTTTTCTGCTGTGTCTTCCAATTTACCTAAATCCAAATCTCCCTTGGCAATGGATTGTAAGGATTTACCCGCATATTCATGCAAATTTGCCACCAACCATTCATCAATACGATCATGCAACAACAATACTTCAATGTCTTTTTTGCGAAAAATTTCCAAATGTGGGCTACTTTGTGCGGCTTTCAAGCCATCGGCAGTAATATAGTAAATTTTTTCCTGCTCTGGTTTCATACGTGTAATGTAGTCGTCTAGCGCAACTGTTTGCTCTTCCCGTTCATCGTGAGTGGAGGTAAAACGCAGCAGTTTGGCAATACGCTCACGATTGGCATGGTCTTCTGCAATGCCTTCTTTCATGACTTGGCCAAATTCACGCCAGAAGGTCTTAAATTTCTCCTGCTCTTCGGGCTTATCGCTAGTTGCCAACTCTTCAATTACTCCCAGTATTTTTTTGACTGAACCTGCACGAATGCCATCAATATCCTTTGATTCCTGCAAAATCTCACGCGAGACATTGAGTGGCAAATCACTTGAATCAATAATGCCACGCACAAAACGGAGATAACCGGGTAATAGCTTTTCGGCATCATCCATAATGAATACACGTTTGATATACAGCTTGAGGCCATGCCGTTGTTCTCGATCAAACAAATCAAAGGGAGCACGAGATGGGATATACAACAACTGAATATATTCTTGCTTGCCTTCAACTTTGGCATGCACATGCGCTAGCGGTGCTTCAAAATCATGCGCAATATGCTTATAGAACTCATCATACTGTTCTTGCGTGATCTCTTTCTTAGAACGCGCCCAGATTGCACTGGCCTGATTAACGGTTTCTTCTTCGTCTTCTATTTTGTAAGTCTTGCTTTCTTCATCCCAGGTTTCTTTCTGCATCAAAATAGGAAGCGTGATGTGATCCGAATATTTACGAATAATAGAACGTAGCTGGAAACTGCTTAATAATTCATCCTCTCCTTCACGCAAGTGTAAGACAATTTCTGTACCACGCTCCTTTTTTTCTACTGTTTCCAGCGTGTAATCCCCTTCGCCACTAGATTCCCAGCGCACTCCGTGTTCGGCAGTCAACCCTGCACGGCGCGTTGTCAAAGTTACTTTATCAGCTACAATAAAAGCAGAATAGAACCCTACTCCGAACTGCCCGATCAAGTTTGCGTCTTTGAGCTGATCACCTGTCAACGAATTAATAAATTCACGTGTACCAGATTTGGCAATAGTGCCAATATTATCAATCACTTCTTGTCTGGACATGCCGATACCGTTGTCAGTAATCGTAACCGTACGCGCTTCTTTATCATATGCAACACGGATTTTAAGATCAGGATCAGATTCATATAATGCTGCATCAGATAGACTCTCAAACCGTAATTTGTCCGCTGCATCCGAAGCATTTGAGATCAGCTCCCGTAGAAAAATTTCTTTATTACTATAAAGAGAATGAATCATCAGCTTTAAAAGTTGCTTGGCTTCAGCCTGAAAACTTAAATGTTCTACATTTTCCGCAGTTTGCATACTTTCCTCCTTAAAAAATACGTTACCATTGTGGGGATTCATTTCTTAATTTCAAGTTGTCTTAATGACAAAATCTTAATTTCTAGTTTTTTGCTTAATTTGTATGAAGAAATTCTCACCTTTTATCTTGTTAGTATCATCGTGGATGATTGCTCCCCACATTCACGCCCAAGCACCAGAGCTTCCTCTTGACCAGATCAAACTACCACCAGGATTTTCAATTACAGTGTGGGCACATGTGCCAGATGCTCGCGCAATGGCACTTGGTGACAAGGGAACCGTATTTGTCGGTACAAAATCAGCAGGTAAGGTTTATGCCATCACAGAGCAGGCAGGAAAACGTCAAGTACACGTTATTGCCAACAAACTCAAAATGCCGGCTGGGGTAGCTTTTCATGACGGTACATTATACGTATCATCCGTTAACAAAATCTTACGGTTTGATGATATCGAAAACTCGCTGACACAACCCGTTTCCCCACGTGTTATAACGACCGACTTTCCCAAAGAAACTTACCACGGCTGGCGCTATATTGCATTTGGCCCTGATAATTGGCTCTATGTTTCAGTAGGATCAGCTTGTAATGTCTGTGAAACCAGCTTGGATCGCTTTGCACTTATAGCTCGCATCAAGCCTGATGGCACAAATTACGAGGTATTTGCAACGGGAGTGCGCAACGCGGAAGGATTTGATTGGCACCCACAAACAAAAGAGCTGTGGTTCACTGATATCAGTCGCAACTGGTTGGGAGACAACTTGCCACCAGATGAGCTCAATTATGCTTCTCAATCAGGTATGAATTTTGGCTTTCCCTATTGTCATGGCAAAGCAACGCCTGATCCCAAGCTTGGTGCAAAGCGTGATTGCAGCAAATTTACGCTGCCAGCTACTGAGTTTGATCCTCACGTCGCGCCAGCAGGTTTGCAATTTTATGTTGGCGATATGTTCCCTTCTGAATATCGAAATAATATCTTTGTCGCAGAACATGGCTCGTGGAATCGTAGTACCAAAGTGGGTTATCAGATCACCCGTATCCAGCTGAATGGTAACGATGTTGCACAACAAAAAGTTTTTGCCGAAGGTTGGCTGCAAGATAATGAAGCGTGGGGTAGCCCAGTGGATATCTTGATAGTGCCGGACGGCGCACTACTGGTTTCAGATGATATGGCTGGTGTGATTTATCGTATTAGCTACGATCAGTAGAAATTTCTTGTTTAGAACCACACGAACGAAATGCTTTTTAGCTCGCAACGAGCGTACCACTTAGAACAAAGTTGCTACGCTCGTCATGCTGTTTTTTAGCCTCGTAAATACTTGTTGTATGTCACCAAGATTAGCTGATCACAACAATATATTTGCACAGGAGTAGAGTTGCTTCGTCTCAGCAACTACATAGAATATTGAATAGCAGATAAACTCAAGCCCATTAGTGCTTGTGGGAAAATTCCCAGCAACAATATGGCCAAGCCATTGGCACTAATTAATATTCTGACATCCGATTTAAACAATACTGGCTGAGGATCTTCTGCAATGTCAAAATACATAAATTTAACAATGCGTAGATAGTAAAAAGCACCAATCAATGCCAGTACTACAGCAACTACTACCAGCCATACATAACCAGCCTCCAAAACAGCTTGGAATACCGCCAATTTCGCATAAAAACCAATCATGGGTGGAACGCCAGCCATAGAGAACATAATGATTAACATCATAAATGCAAGCCATGGATTGCGCTGATTAAGTCCTTTGAAATCAGTAATCTGATCTGCCTCAAAACCTTCTCGAGAAAGCAGCATAATGACTCCAAAAGCACCTAAAGTCATCAAGACATAAGCCACGATATAAAACATGGCCGAGCTATAACCATTTTCTCCGATTGCAATAAATCCAAGTAACACAAATCCTATATGCGAAATAGTAGAATACGCTAGCATACGTTTGATATTTTGCTGTGCGATCGCCACAAAATTACCAACAGTCATGGATGCGACCGACAAAAGTACCAACATGCCTTGCCAATCAGTTGCCAGCTCGCCTAAGCCTTCCACCAGCAAACGCATAACAAAACCAAAAGCGGCCAGTTTAGGAGCAGAGCCAATGAATAATGTTATGGCAGTAGGTGCACCTTCATAAATATCGGGTACCCACATATGAAACGGCACGGCACTCAATTTGAAACTGATCCCTGCAACAACAAAAACCAGACCCACAATAAAGATATTACGGTCTGCTATTCCTTGCTGCATGCTCTGCACCAGCTCTGTTATATGTAGCGTGCCGGTTGCACCATATAACATTGACATGCCATACAGTAAAAAGCCAGAAGCAAGTGCCCCCAGCACAAAAAATTTAATCGCAGCTTCTGTAGCAATGGATGATTCTCGTTGTAGCGCTACCATGGCATATAGCGACAAGGACAACAATTCAAGTCCCAGATAAAGCGTAATCAGATGGCTGGCTGAAACCATAACCATCATGCCCAATGTGGCAAACAAGGCAAGACAAAAAAACTCTCCCTTCAATAATCCGCGCAGGCTCAAATAAGAACGAGAATAAATCAGTACGGCTGCAACAGTCGGATAAATCATCAGCTTCAATGTATCTGACATTGCATCG encodes the following:
- a CDS encoding protein DedA; translation: MFLIDFIIHIDSHLQELVSEYGIWVNGILFLIIFCETGLVVLPFLPGDSLLFAAGSLASLPDSQLDPHLLFIGLTIAGILGDSVNYWVGNKFGLSLFTSGQFRFLKQTHLDKTHAFYLKYGGKTIVIARFIPIIRTFAPFVAGIGTMPYRTFLAYNIIGALLWVGLFVYAGFYFGQLPFIQQNFKLVIVAIIILSITPPVIEYINHRYGKKK
- a CDS encoding chaperone protein HtpG, producing the protein MQTAENVEHLSFQAEAKQLLKLMIHSLYSNKEIFLRELISNASDAADKLRFESLSDAALYESDPDLKIRVAYDKEARTVTITDNGIGMSRQEVIDNIGTIAKSGTREFINSLTGDQLKDANLIGQFGVGFYSAFIVADKVTLTTRRAGLTAEHGVRWESSGEGDYTLETVEKKERGTEIVLHLREGEDELLSSFQLRSIIRKYSDHITLPILMQKETWDEESKTYKIEDEEETVNQASAIWARSKKEITQEQYDEFYKHIAHDFEAPLAHVHAKVEGKQEYIQLLYIPSRAPFDLFDREQRHGLKLYIKRVFIMDDAEKLLPGYLRFVRGIIDSSDLPLNVSREILQESKDIDGIRAGSVKKILGVIEELATSDKPEEQEKFKTFWREFGQVMKEGIAEDHANRERIAKLLRFTSTHDEREEQTVALDDYITRMKPEQEKIYYITADGLKAAQSSPHLEIFRKKDIEVLLLHDRIDEWLVANLHEYAGKSLQSIAKGDLDLGKLEDTAEKEEHKKDAGDFKELTTKMKEVLGELVKDVRVTYRLTESPACLVADTHDMSGNLERLLKSAGQQVPDSKPFLEINPQHPMVQRLKYEEAKFSDWSHILFDQALLAEGGQLEDPATFVKRLNDLLLQNVLSGK
- a CDS encoding NADH-quinone oxidoreductase subunit N; protein product: MDFLLPDFTPAYPEIFLLFMICVVMLADLFAGEKNKLLSFYLSLLTLAGCMAVSYSVYSTEIRYTFSGMFVSDAMSDTLKLMIYPTVAAVLIYSRSYLSLRGLLKGEFFCLALFATLGMMVMVSASHLITLYLGLELLSLSLYAMVALQRESSIATEAAIKFFVLGALASGFLLYGMSMLYGATGTLHITELVQSMQQGIADRNIFIVGLVFVVAGISFKLSAVPFHMWVPDIYEGAPTAITLFIGSAPKLAAFGFVMRLLVEGLGELATDWQGMLVLLSVASMTVGNFVAIAQQNIKRMLAYSTISHIGFVLLGFIAIGENGYSSAMFYIVAYVLMTLGAFGVIMLLSREGFEADQITDFKGLNQRNPWLAFMMLIIMFSMAGVPPMIGFYAKLAVFQAVLEAGYVWLVVVAVVLALIGAFYYLRIVKFMYFDIAEDPQPVLFKSDVRILISANGLAILLLGIFPQALMGLSLSAIQYSM